The Terriglobales bacterium DNA window CGCCAACTCGGCGGCCCTTACCAACGCTTGCGCTTGCAGGTAATCCGACCGGTTTTTGTAGGCATCCGCTAAGGCTTGCTCGAATGTCACTGGCGGTAGTGGGGCGTAAGGAATCGTATCGGTGGTTTCAAACTGTTGCCCGACCGCCAGACCAATGGCACGCGCAAGGGCAAGTTTCTGCTTGTCCCAGTCATTCTCCGCGCTGAAGAGTCTCTCTTGTTGGGCCTGCATCTCGACTTGAGCGCGCAGCACGTCTATGTGAGCAGCAACTCCTGCCCGTTCAAGATCGACTGCTTGCTGATACACGGCTTTGGCTGTTTCCACCTGTGCCCGAGCTACATCCACCCGCGACTTGCCTTGCACTTCCTGCAAGTACAAGTTTGTAATTACCAGAACGACAAGTTCGCGCGTGTCCTGATATGAAAGCTGGGCAGCCTTTACGTTCTCGCTCGCGGAGCGCGTGTTCTGGATGGCTTTCCAGTCGAAAAGCCGCTGCGATAAAGTTGCACGTGCGTCAAAGATCCCAAATGGGCCGACCACGGATTTCAGCCCGGGAAACGCACTCGCGTTAAATCCCAGGGCAGCCAAGTTGATTTGCTCCGCGGTTTCCGAAGTTCGCGCGGAGACATTAGGAAGCAGATCGCTGAGTGCGCGGAGACGTTGTGCGCGAGAGGCGCGCGTGCCTTGCTCTCCCAGCAGCAGTGCCAGATTTTGACGCAACCCACGATCGATCGCATCGGATAGCGATAACCGCAACACTTGAGGGGTTGGTGGCGACGTGGGCACACCACCAAAGAGCGGACTCTGCCCCTCGGACAGCGCAGGAGTCGCAGATGGTGACGTCATTTGTCCCTGACTCGCAGAATATGAAGAACCACTCATGGCGGATGGCGCCTGTCCCCAAGCCAAGACATTGGCACTCAGCGTCACGAGCATCGCAACCATGGCAATCGATCGAGATGGATTCAAATCTTTTGTCCTTCCTTGTGATTGATCTTTTTGCCTTCGGACCCTGCGAAAAGAGCTGACGAAATCGTGTCGATTACGGAACTGCGGCGCTCCGCAACCTTCGCGGGTGTCAGTGGATCGTGCCCAGTCACAGCTTGGATAAAAGCACTGCTTGTGAAGTAACTAACGACGGTCGCCGAGATTGTGTAGACGAAATCGCGGGAAACCCGACGAAACTCCCCTTGATGGGCACCTTTCTCCAAAAGCCCCAGAACAATCCGGTGCACCGGCCGCACATAGCGCGTCGCAAGCTCTGTAACGCATAGTGTTGCCGCAGTACCTGATTGGCTCATCTCCTGCTGCACCAAACGCGGACGATGGGGAGCTTCAGCGACGAAATCGAAATAGGCTTCGAGATATGCAATCAATTTTTGCGTGGACGTTCCTTCATGCTGCAACGCATTCGTAACCCTCTGCGCCCAATCTGCAAACACCTGTTCCAATACCGCCACATATAGTTCTTCTTTGCTGTCGAAGTAGTAGTAAAGAAGCGCGATGTTGACTCCGGCCTCGGCAGCGATGGCGTGCACGCGGGCGCCCGAAAATCCTTTGCGAGCGAACTCAGACGCGGCTGCGCTGAGAATT harbors:
- a CDS encoding TetR family transcriptional regulator; translated protein: MSETSNRDGILSAAASEFARKGFSGARVHAIAAEAGVNIALLYYYFDSKEELYVAVLEQVFADWAQRVTNALQHEGTSTQKLIAYLEAYFDFVAEAPHRPRLVQQEMSQSGTAATLCVTELATRYVRPVHRIVLGLLEKGAHQGEFRRVSRDFVYTISATVVSYFTSSAFIQAVTGHDPLTPAKVAERRSSVIDTISSALFAGSEGKKINHKEGQKI
- a CDS encoding TolC family protein, which produces MTSPSATPALSEGQSPLFGGVPTSPPTPQVLRLSLSDAIDRGLRQNLALLLGEQGTRASRAQRLRALSDLLPNVSARTSETAEQINLAALGFNASAFPGLKSVVGPFGIFDARATLSQRLFDWKAIQNTRSASENVKAAQLSYQDTRELVVLVITNLYLQEVQGKSRVDVARAQVETAKAVYQQAVDLERAGVAAHIDVLRAQVEMQAQQERLFSAENDWDKQKLALARAIGLAVGQQFETTDTIPYAPLPPVTFEQALADAYKNRSDYLQAQALVRAAELARKAAAAGRYPTARFDGDYGTIGPTPGNSHGTFTAAASLEVPIFQGGRIRADIQENEALLQERQAQLGDLKNRIESEVRTAFMDVNTAAKQVDVAQSSVGLATEQLQQSRDRLTAGVANTLEVVQAQEALATANNTYISALYAHNVAKASLARAVGMAEQAIKQYLGGH